In a single window of the Terriglobales bacterium genome:
- a CDS encoding carboxypeptidase-like regulatory domain-containing protein: MGRKLGCIMILLALALPAAAAGKPGNITGFVRSTAGVPQMGAAVEVFSTATQAVTVFTDGRGFYSADGLVPGNYHVKVTAPSFLPSLRENVALKAGASVLVNVTLSTLFEAVQLLPQRQGTSDDDGWKWTLRSAANRPMLRVVGNGPVMVSKGAAGDKPAVKGTVAFVAGSDAEGFGSAGEVSTHFNFEKSLFSTGTLSLKGNVGYGGGPQNGVIRAAYAHKLDNGSTPELALTVRRFSNPDFNSRLPAMQAMSVHVGDSLTLADFIELRFGTEYQTVQFLSRDSAIKPYGTIDAHLSPNTFLEYRYASAEPNASGAKGFDSTLGDVLETGPRVSMNERGAVLEKARHQEVSLSHRRGNTSVQLAAYSDNIRNTALTGAGDLNGPFAQLLPDLYSETFTYNAGQLNSNGFRVVVQQKLTPDLTATVNYAWGGVLDLASNDVALAQVRSVIHQQWRHSVGVKLAGKVPGTHTRWATSYRAANQKSLTPVDLFDCSPGQMDPYLNVFVRQPIPGTGFFPGKMEALVDLRNLLAQGYIPVIGHDGRTLYLLESARAVRGGVAFVF, translated from the coding sequence CGGGCAATATTACCGGCTTCGTCCGGAGTACCGCAGGGGTGCCTCAAATGGGCGCCGCGGTGGAGGTTTTCTCCACCGCAACCCAGGCCGTCACGGTATTCACCGACGGGCGCGGATTCTACAGCGCCGACGGGCTGGTGCCCGGCAACTATCACGTAAAAGTCACCGCTCCCTCGTTTCTGCCCTCCTTGCGCGAGAACGTCGCATTGAAGGCGGGGGCCAGCGTGCTCGTCAATGTCACGCTCAGCACCCTGTTCGAAGCGGTGCAATTGCTGCCCCAGCGCCAGGGGACCTCCGATGACGATGGCTGGAAGTGGACCTTGCGCTCGGCGGCCAACCGTCCGATGTTGCGGGTGGTGGGAAATGGGCCGGTAATGGTCTCCAAGGGCGCCGCCGGTGATAAGCCGGCAGTAAAGGGCACGGTGGCGTTTGTCGCCGGCAGCGATGCCGAAGGATTCGGCAGCGCCGGCGAGGTCAGCACCCACTTCAATTTCGAGAAATCGCTATTCTCCACCGGCACGCTTTCGCTGAAGGGTAACGTCGGCTATGGTGGCGGCCCGCAGAATGGCGTCATCCGCGCCGCTTACGCGCATAAATTGGACAACGGCTCCACTCCCGAGCTGGCGCTTACGGTGCGCCGCTTCTCGAATCCTGACTTCAACTCGCGGCTGCCTGCTATGCAAGCGATGTCGGTGCACGTCGGGGATTCCTTGACACTCGCTGATTTCATTGAATTGCGTTTCGGGACTGAGTACCAGACGGTGCAGTTCCTGAGTCGCGACAGCGCCATCAAGCCCTATGGCACGATCGACGCCCACCTCTCGCCGAACACTTTTCTTGAATACCGCTACGCCAGCGCTGAGCCCAACGCGTCCGGCGCGAAGGGGTTCGATTCGACTCTCGGCGATGTACTCGAGACCGGACCCAGGGTTTCCATGAACGAGCGCGGCGCAGTGCTGGAGAAAGCCCGCCACCAGGAGGTTTCGCTTTCCCACCGCCGCGGAAACACCAGCGTGCAGCTGGCGGCCTATTCGGATAATATCCGCAACACTGCCCTTACCGGCGCCGGCGACCTCAATGGTCCCTTCGCCCAACTTCTGCCTGATCTGTACTCGGAAACGTTTACCTATAACGCGGGACAGCTCAACAGCAACGGCTTCCGCGTCGTAGTCCAGCAGAAGCTGACTCCCGACCTGACCGCCACCGTGAACTACGCCTGGGGCGGGGTTCTGGATCTGGCGTCGAACGACGTTGCCCTGGCACAGGTGCGTTCGGTAATTCACCAGCAATGGCGGCATTCAGTGGGCGTTAAGCTGGCAGGGAAGGTACCGGGGACGCATACCCGCTGGGCGACTTCCTATCGAGCGGCGAACCAGAAATCCCTCACCCCGGTGGACTTGTTTGATTGCTCGCCGGGACAAATGGACCCATATTTGAACGTGTTCGTGCGCCAGCCAATACCCGGCACCGGTTTCTTCCCTGGCAAGATGGAAGCCTTGGTGGACCTGCGGAATCTGCTGGCGCAAGGCTATATACCAGTCATCGGACACGACGGCCGCACGCTCTACCTGCTGGAGTCAGCACGGGCGGTGCGAGGCGGGGTGGCATTCGTCTTCTGA